AGCAGTATCGCCTATGATCTTGAAGGTGTAGTTAATAATTTCCAGATGTAAGATTTCTTTTTTCAAAACAGAAAATTTATACAAAAAAATGCCTGAAAATAGAAAGGGCATTTTTTTTAATGCCTAAGTTATATTTTTAGTATTCCTAAGGAATTTGCAAAATGTTTTTAAAAGCGATAAAATGAATAGGAACCTTGAAGCAATGAAAGCTAGGCCTATTAAGGTCAAGTAAGGCTGGAATGTGAAATTATAACCGAAGTTAAATTTTCAGCATTCCTGAGTATAATTAATAATTGACAATAGGTGCTTTATATTTGATAATATTAATAATGCATTGTTAAATACACTTATTGTTTATAAATATATAGGCATTTGCAAAATGACTTAAAAAATCAGATGTAAAAAGTTAGAAGAGATGTAAAATGGACTTTGATAACTTAAGAGGGATATATGTTAGTGATTTGACTGAAAAACCAGAACCTTGTTGATGAAATTACAGCACAAATAAGCTTATGTATAAGACATAAGTTTCAAGAGTAAGTTAGTAAATCAAGCGATTAAAGGTTTTAAACTACGTATATACTTGTGCTCATGAATTTTATCTGCAAGTATTACAGTAATTAGTTGTGTGATACCTGCGAGATATAAATCTGCTTTAATAGTTAGGTTGTCTCTTGTTTTAAGATTACCACAGGCCATAGGCTCCTTAAGGTATTGAATGTTTTTTTCTACTACAGTCCTAATTTTGTAGTCAGAAATCCATTCGTCAGAGCCTCTAATCACACCTGGATACATGCGTTTATCCATGGCAGGAGATGTGAAGGTTACACGACCGCAAGGCTTGCCATTACAGGGGTTATCACAAGAAGTAACCCATTTACCTTTAATTAGTTTTGCCTGTGGGCACCGCCATTTGAATCTTTCGATTCTTCCTTCTTCTCGGCTCCAGCCATTTGGTTTCATTGGTACAGAAGAATCTTTAGAGCAAAGTGGCCAACCATCATCATTGTATTTAATAGGCGGAAGATTAGGGTTTGAATTTCTGGAATTCAAAGGTATTAGAGCCCTTTGAAACTTGAGTTCATCTAAGAGCAATGTGTAGGTATCGCACGTATCAAAAATAGAATCACCAAGGAAAGTGCTTGGTTTAAAATCCGGGTGAAGAGTAAAGAAGTCTGCAAATACTGGTTTAAGGGATTTGGAATCACTAATAGATTTATCTTCGTCTGGAGAATCCGATTTTTTCTCAATGTGCATTTCAGGATGTTTCTTTTTGAAGTCACTATCCAAAAAGGCAATATGTCTTGGAATGCCGAGGCCGTTGGTGATAATGCCAAACTTGTAGACATAGCAGAAGTAGCCGTTTATGTAGAGTTGCTTGATTTCTTTGTTTGCAGAGGCTGAAGAAGGCATAAGGCTATAAGCCATTTTATATACATCGACATCAGGCTTGTCCTTGTAGAAAGCCTTGAGTTTTTTTATGATAGAATTTATGAACTTTGGGTTATTCTCAGTTACAAAGGTTTCAATACCTGAAGTATCATAAGCGATAGTGGATGCAAGAGTAGTGTTAATTTCCTGGCAAATAGGTTCTGTAATATCTACAAGGTGGTTAAAGAAGTTTTCCAGGTAAATAACGAAATCTTGTTTGAACCGTGTAAACTGAGAGTTATGAGGGACGTCTGGAAGGCCACAGAATTCACGGGCTTCATGGCATAAATTAAGAAAAATAATGAGTAGCGAAACTGTAGGAATGCCAAGAATTTTCTGCAGAACTAATGCTGAAAGCATTGAAGAGAGTGAATATTTACGGTCTCTCCCTAGAGTTTTGTGGTAAGACCAATAAAAATCCTGTGGTATAAGCGAAGATAAATCAAG
This window of the Acetivibrio cellulolyticus CD2 genome carries:
- a CDS encoding ISNCY family transposase; the encoded protein is MVKLYKQISFADTFEECKDVFQNNKPKFLKLLSQHLDLSSLIPQDFYWSYHKTLGRDRKYSLSSMLSALVLQKILGIPTVSLLIIFLNLCHEAREFCGLPDVPHNSQFTRFKQDFVIYLENFFNHLVDITEPICQEINTTLASTIAYDTSGIETFVTENNPKFINSIIKKLKAFYKDKPDVDVYKMAYSLMPSSASANKEIKQLYINGYFCYVYKFGIITNGLGIPRHIAFLDSDFKKKHPEMHIEKKSDSPDEDKSISDSKSLKPVFADFFTLHPDFKPSTFLGDSIFDTCDTYTLLLDELKFQRALIPLNSRNSNPNLPPIKYNDDGWPLCSKDSSVPMKPNGWSREEGRIERFKWRCPQAKLIKGKWVTSCDNPCNGKPCGRVTFTSPAMDKRMYPGVIRGSDEWISDYKIRTVVEKNIQYLKEPMACGNLKTRDNLTIKADLYLAGITQLITVILADKIHEHKYIRSLKPLIA